The DNA segment GTTTTTCACGACCTGGAAGCCAACGTCGTCCTCAGGAATAAGATATCCTTTGGACACGAGTTGTTTGAGGTGGTGGGCGATGGTATTTGCCGAAGAAATCCCTATTTTCATGCCTAATTTACGCAATGATAGCGGCTTGTCTTCACATTGAGCCATGACCTTGAGAAGGCGCTCTTGGGTTGGGTGTAGCTTCTCGAAAGTGTTCATATTTGTATTATATTTAACGTTTATTCTATTGTCAAGATTATTTAGGACACAAGTTATGCCCAATATATCCCCAGTAAGCATCCTTTCTCGGAAATTGAAATGATTCATAAAGTTATGACAGACTGGTAATTGGGTCAGAGCTCTTTGCTGTGGAAGTATAAATGGCCATCCTACTTCTGTAAATCGTCGAGCAGCATTTATCCAATGCAAATGTCTTACAAATTAATCAAAACACTGCATGAGCGCAAATCTCATGAGGGAGTTTAAGCTGGAAAATGGTTTATATCCCGTTACTTTGGATTGTATGTGTTCAATAGGCCTGATTCCTTATCGAAATATTTCTGCTCAATATTGAGCCAGTTCAAATCAAAGGGGTGGTCAGACTGAGGATGATGCCAGAGGACAGGGCTGACTGTATCGATTGCTCCTACAGTAAGGCCGGAAATGAATAATACCCCGCTCAAGTGGGAATTTGCATATCCGCTCTTCGGGTCGGTCCAAATGCCCTTAAGATCTCTCCGAGCCTTAGTCTGATAGGTGCCGTCTTTGTTTGTGATATAATCCACCACCACTTTTCCGCACAGCGCGTCCATAATTATTTCATCATCACATAATTTGCCTTCACGTATCACGCTCACGGCGATAATAAATGGCATATCGAATTTGCCATATTTCCTGCTTTTGGCGATCACACTCTCCCTAATGGCCGCATCCACGTTAACTCGAAAGGCCCCGCGGGACACCACGCCCACCACCCGGGATTCCGCCGTCCTTCGCCGGCAGGCCTCCCCTTTTACGGGCAAAGCCGTAAATTCAAGTCTCCATCCCTCCTGAAGATAGGTCCACTGTGGCAGTATTTTCGACTCCTCATACTCGAGGCAAACCTGATGATAATCCAATTTATCGATACTGTTCTGCAGGAACCTCCTGATACTGCTTGACTTGGGCTGGGACTTTGAATCTCGCGAACGTATTTCAACCGAAACCAGAAAGTTTGGTGAGTTCACGTCGTCTATCGCGTCAAGAATATTGGCCTCAAACTTGTTTATTCTTTCCACGGGCTTATCGTCATATACCAGTGCGGCCTCCAGCACGAACTGCGGCCGGGCATCGCGAAACGCAAAAAACTCCGGCCTGCTAGACAGGCGGGGCAGGTTGGGGTGAACCTTAGGAATAAAGTCGTTCAGCAGCAGCAACTGGTGTAGATAAAGCTCGGTCAGAGCCGCCAGATGCTGCGCATTGTCTTTTGATCTGAACCGCTGGCACAGGTCCTTTGCTGAGTCGGTATTGCGCGTTCTGTACTCCCGAAACCAGGATTCCAGAGTCGTCCTCGCCTTCCTAATGTGCGGCCGATTTGACCGGTTGGCATATGCGTAGCATGGTTCGCTGTAATCCGCGGGGGCATCGTCGGTTCTCTCCATTCTGTCAAAGAGCGTATCGTTCACGTGGTAAATCCAATAAAATTCGGTTTGAAGCAAAGCAGCAGACCAAGTGACCAAACGCCAAATTCGCCGGCAAACGGCATCGCCTACCGCCCGCTTTCCAATCGCATCCGCAGAAGAAAAATGGTTTCCGTTCGCAGCTTGGCTCTGGCCCAGTCCTTTTGACTCCTGTCCAGCAGCTCGCCGACGCCCTGCAGGATGCTCCTATCGCTGGTTTTTTCCAGAGCCGCGATTGATTTTTCCAGCACCCGAGCGAAAGGCATTTTCGCGCGCTCCTCCACAATCTCCTTATTTATAGGCCAGTTGTGTTCCAGAAAGAACCAGACGTCATAAATGTCGCGGCTGGTCCTGCCGATTCGCTCCTGCATGGCCATGAGTTTATGGGCGAACATGTCTTCCTGAACCATCACTAGCATAGATATACCCAGGTACGTTTTAACTTCATATCGGGAACCGAAAGAACGGCAATTAATCTCTACCTTAATATTCTGGGTATTCTCCTCATAGGACAACAGGAAGAAGATGCTGAACCGCTTCCGGCTTGCATCCCTGATCGTTCCGTATTTTTTTATAATTCTCTCCACCCGTTCGAAAACAATGTCGCCCTTGCTGTCATCCAGCAGGTCAAAATCAAGATCGACCGAGAAACGGGTGAGACCGTAGAAGATGAAGGCGGCGGTGCCACCTTTGAAGCCCAGATGCGGGGCAATCTTGGTGTCAGTGTATATGTCCTTCAGAATCTGCAGGAGAATATGCTTATGGACCGCCGTGTTCAGAGTCATAGGTGATTTAATCCTGTGATTTGAAGTGCCTGTAAAACATATTGACTTTCTTGGCCATTCGGTTGTTGTTATACATCAACAGCAGTTCGAATACATTGTCCCAGTTCAGGGGGGCCAGATTGTCGAAGTGGTAGTCCGGGTTGATATAAATGGTATCCAGAAATGCGCGTTCCCTGGTCGCAATTGAATGCTCGCCCTTGTTCTCCACTCCCGCGGGATTGATCAGGACAGGATTTTTTATTTTCCTGTATTCGTATGTCTGTCCGTCGCAGACTATTTCCCTGGTCAGATACGAGGCGACCAGAATCCGGTCGTAGAATTGAAAGGTAATGCCCGCCTTGGAAAGCACGGTCTCAAAACTGACATAGGAAGGGGTAAAGATTCTGGTGGCCAGTTCCAGCCTATCATAGCCGGAGTCTTTGGCGTACAGACCCCTGCGGATGCGATACAATTCCCTCTTATTGACGTAGTAATTGAGCCTGACGCGGGCGGCATTTGTGCGGGAATCGCCCCATAATAAAGCGATGTCTTTTGTGCTAAAAACCGTCTTTTTGGACCTTAGAAGAATTTTTAGGAAATTGCCCTTTTCCATAGATATAGCCTATACATTAGGATTATCCTAACTTACGGTTCATATTGTACACCTGGTCCAGCAGAATGTCAATAGAAAATTCCAGACAAATGGACGCCAAAATTTGAAGAATCCATCTAAATCAGGTTGCGGCTGATATTTGCCGGCTGGCAAAAAACTGAGAACAATTGCTGGCATAAGGGTCTTCGCAACATTAGTGAAAAAAGCAGCTCTACCGCTCGGTATAGTTCAGATATATATTGGCAACCACAAATTTATCTGTCAAGATTGAGTACCTATTATCAAAAACCATATAGTATTTTCCCGGTTTGGGGAATCGGAAATCGACCTCATACAGCGTTACCTTATCCGTTCCAAGCAAATCTTCAGCCTTATTACCGTTGATCCAATTGACATAGTTGACCTCATCAAAGATATGGAACTTAATGTCGTTGTGGGCGCCGCCCGACGCCCGAAACTGGCCCTTTAGGATTGCATTCTTAACCGCGGGCGACGATAAATCCAGTAGGAAATGCCAGGAGTTGCCCGCAGGTATTATCGCCGAATCATTTACAACCACCTGACTGAGAATTGGCGGCGGCAATGAACTCACATAGTCATGAATCCAATTAAATTTGTCCGAATTTTCAACCAGTCCGTCAGCATCAACTTCATTCAGTTCGGCAAGAATGTTTTCCTGACGTTCTTCGGGATCAGGGTGGGTAGCCGCCCATTTCTCGAGAATATTGCCTTGTGGACCGCCCAATCTTTTAAAGGATTCAAACAGGGTGACCATGCCGTGCGGATCAAATCCCGCCTGAAACATATTATAAAAGCCCAGAAGGTCGGCCTCCCGTTCCTCTTCCCGGCTGTATTGCATTAAGCCAAAAAAGGCTACGAGACTGCCAGCTTGCTTCAGGCTGGCCACCCAATTGTTGTGGTCTTGATTGAGAATAAGCCCGCTGGCTTCGATTATGCCGCTGTAGAGCAATTGTTTGGATAATTGCTGACTCATATGGTTCCCAACATTATGTCCAATTTCGTGAGCAATGACACCGACAAGCTCAGCTTCAGAGCCTAGTTTCTCTAGTAGGCCGCGATATATAAATATCCTGCCCCCGCCTACGGTAAAGGCGTTGACTTCATCGCTGTTTAGGATCCTGCAAGAGTACACATTATTGCCCTTCTTGCTGAATTCGCCAACATGCTTTGTAAGGCTGTCAAGGTAATTATCAACGATGGTATCATTGATAACTGGCGACTCTCGTTCAATTTCAGCGGCGCTGGCCTCCGCCATTTGGAAAATTGAACTGGAATCAAGAAGATTGAAGCCGGAAGCGCAGTCGAGTCGGTCGATATTTGGAATATTAAGATTGAAATATATACACTTGATCGAGTCAGAAGGGATAGATTTCTTATTGCCATTCAATGTAGTGCCAGATTGAAATCTTTTGCGGTCGAGTTTGGACATTGCTCCGTAAATCACCGTGCCGGATACCATGTGGACTTCATCTGTTCCCGCCACTACTGGTGAAATTTCGGAAAGTGATGAGACTGTGTCAAATGAACAAGCCTTGATACTATGTAAACGATAAATCTCGTTTTTTCCGTCTTTCTTGAGCACGAATAGGAATTTATTATCTTCATACTTAACGAACTCGAAGACGCCATTCGTATTATTTAAAAAAGCAACTCTGACAAATGCCTTATTCTTTGCAAAACATAGTGACACCCATATAATAAAAATAAATGCCATGATTGTGAACGATCGGCAATTCATTATTCCTCCAATTTATAATGGCCAGCAGAACTAATATATGTCATCCAAAATGGATATCCTGATAAGAATAGCCTCGCTTTAAGTTTCTGACTTGCAGCATCATCGGTTTATTTCCTCTTACGGGACATTATTATTTGGAAATGATAAGAAATTTGCTGTCATTTTTGACGATTATCATACCTTTTTGACCAAGGGCAAGCAAATCTATCATTTGTGTCGGATTCCAGAAACTTCGACTTTAAATTACCTCTCTATCGATTAATCGGATAAAATTACAAGAGCATTAGGCAATATCCGGGTCGCGGCAAAGGTTATTATGTTTGCAGGAAAAGAAACACTACGCGGCTCCTGAGGATTCAAGGACTCAACTCCGAAATGCCTCATAGTTAAATCAGCCTTCTGAAAAAAGGGGCTTTTTTTAGGATACTGGTTCTCCCAATGGAAATTGCTGTCGTGCATAACATAAACTTGCCTTTGCATACCTGGCCTCGATTGCAGGATCTGCCCTGCCCAATGCCTTATAATTAATAAGTCTCATTCACCCAAAAAACAGCTCAATTATTGTTGCTGTATGTCGCGCTGTATAAGCTCACAGAGCATCCGATGAACGTGTTCAGCATTCAGTTTACTTAAATTTTCTTGTGATTTAGCAACGGAGTCCTTAAAAATACCGATACTGAAACCAGTTGAGGAGAAGGTCTCAAGTGCCATATCAATTATTTCGAAACCCTCAGAGCCCGCGGCAAATAGCGCTATACCTATAAGATTAGGTTTATTTTGATCATCGTCAAAAACCAGCCAACTATCACTTACTCCCAATGGGAAGCTGGCCTTTCCAATCGCTGGATTTGCGTGCTTAATGCCGGAGAAATAACGATAAATTTCTTTGTTAGCCTCATATTCTGATAAGTCTGGATAGAGTGCCAAAATAAGATCGGAAACCTTCCAAGGTTTAGTATTTTCCTTGCTATGTTCTATCCATTTATGTGCCAGGTTTGAATTGCACCCAATGTACTTCACATCGAGCTTAAGTTCAATTAAAGTCAGCAACAATACACTGGCATCACGCACAAAACCGTTGAGAGCCAACAGCAGAACCGAATGAAGCGATTCGCGTAACCTAAAAAGAGACATGAAGGAAACCTTGTTGGTAATGGATAACGGTCTTTTCGTCCCCTGGCCAGCCATTTCAATTATCAATGAACCGGCGATGTTTATCTGGTCATAGACAATTTGACCAAAAGGCTTGACCAACGGATGTTCCGCATATTTGGTCGCTATATACAAATTGTATTACTCTCCAAAATTCAAAGACTTCCGGCATAGTTAACGCAAAGAAAAAAACAGTCTACATTGTGCCCCAATTTTTCAGTATTTTTCCCTGGTTTCTGGAGGGCTACAATGATATTTCATATATTGATCAATTGGAGTTCGTTAGTCAAGAAAAATCATAATCAGCACGCACTAAAAGAGATTGAGAGGAAGCCAAAGCGCATTTAAGTAAAGTGCATTTCAGGTGGCAAGCAGAGCCCCTGCTCGCCGCTCCAAATTAACGCGTTTGTCGATAAAAGGTAATTCTCTGGCATAAGCTGTCAGACCCTGGACGATTCCCCAGGTCATGGTCACATCCTCGCCCTCGGCAATTCCGTAATTCCACGCCTTGTCGATCTGGCCTTTGGTGAACTGTGAAGCCTGCAGCCGTTTGAAGATTTCCTCCGGCGTACCGGCAATTCTTTCCCCCATAGCCCTGATAGCAGTATCTCTGACCATATCGTCCAGATTGCGATTTTCAATGAGTTTATTCATGAGCGGGACAGCCTCCGAATAAAATCGGTTCAGGGCATGGTTGCGGTGGAAAATGCTGAGTTCTTCTACCTATTCGGCGCCCCAGACAATTTGGTTCGCGCAAACATAGTTGTACAGGAAAGGCGTCAGACCGAAAGTTGCCGCACCGGTTTCCGAGTTCCAGCAGAAAAACTCCCGCCCGAACCTAGCATTCCCCACTTCCACTGGTTTCTCATCTGTCACCAGGAAAATAAACATATCCCGGTCGGAAGCATAAAGGCCGCAATTATCTCCGCCGTATGAAGGAGGGGTGCTGTCTCTTATTGATTCCATGATGGCTTCGACCGTATCGCAGTCCCAGATCCTGCCGTAAGAAGGGCTGGTAAAGGCGGAAACCATGTTCTGCGGCTTATTTTCCTGCAGAATCTCATTTTTGCGGATAAGAATTTTGGTATCTCCGCCATTTGAAGAGATTCCATGTTCCAAACACTGGGCGGCAATTTCCGCGGGCAAGGTATTCAAATAACCGGAAGGGGCTGCCGCCTGCTGGCATAGCTGGGTGAATGCCCAGTTGGTCAATAACGATGTCTGCATGGAGCCGTTCAGGGTCAAGGCGCCGCCTATGGCGCCATAGAGTTTTAATCCTCTAAGCGGTCTGACATCCTCAATTGAGGCCCGCTTACGATTGCCGGTGAATTCCGGCAGGTCGTCGAGACTGGCGAATCTCTCGTCCCGGGGCCTGGTCGCCCATTGCTTATGGGCGTCAAAAAGATCAGTCATTTTAAGACCTCCTTTGATTTGATAAAGGTTCTATTTGTGGAAGGAGCAT comes from the Candidatus Zixiibacteriota bacterium genome and includes:
- a CDS encoding conserved hypothetical protein (Evidence 4 : Unknown function but conserved in other organisms) gives rise to the protein MEKGNFLKILLRSKKTVFSTKDIALLWGDSRTNAARVRLNYYVNKRELYRIRRGLYAKDSGYDRLELATRIFTPSYVSFETVLSKAGITFQFYDRILVASYLTREIVCDGQTYEYRKIKNPVLINPAGVENKGEHSIATRERAFLDTIYINPDYHFDNLAPLNWDNVFELLLMYNNNRMAKKVNMFYRHFKSQD
- a CDS encoding exported hypothetical protein (Evidence 5 : Unknown function): MNCRSFTIMAFIFIIWVSLCFAKNKAFVRVAFLNNTNGVFEFVKYEDNKFLFVLKKDGKNEIYRLHSIKACSFDTVSSLSEISPVVAGTDEVHMVSGTVIYGAMSKLDRKRFQSGTTLNGNKKSIPSDSIKCIYFNLNIPNIDRLDCASGFNLLDSSSIFQMAEASAAEIERESPVINDTIVDNYLDSLTKHVGEFSKKGNNVYSCRILNSDEVNAFTVGGGRIFIYRGLLEKLGSEAELVGVIAHEIGHNVGNHMSQQLSKQLLYSGIIEASGLILNQDHNNWVASLKQAGSLVAFFGLMQYSREEEREADLLGFYNMFQAGFDPHGMVTLFESFKRLGGPQGNILEKWAATHPDPEERQENILAELNEVDADGLVENSDKFNWIHDYVSSLPPPILSQVVVNDSAIIPAGNSWHFLLDLSSPAVKNAILKGQFRASGGAHNDIKFHIFDEVNYVNWINGNKAEDLLGTDKVTLYEVDFRFPKPGKYYMVFDNRYSILTDKFVVANIYLNYTER
- a CDS encoding hypothetical protein (Evidence 5 : Unknown function); translation: MYIATKYAEHPLVKPFGQIVYDQINIAGSLIIEMAGQGTKRPLSITNKVSFMSLFRLRESLHSVLLLALNGFVRDASVLLLTLIELKLDVKYIGCNSNLAHKWIEHSKENTKPWKVSDLILALYPDLSEYEANKEIYRYFSGIKHANPAIGKASFPLGVSDSWLVFDDDQNKPNLIGIALFAAGSEGFEIIDMALETFSSTGFSIGIFKDSVAKSQENLSKLNAEHVHRMLCELIQRDIQQQ
- a CDS encoding conserved hypothetical protein (Evidence 4 : Unknown function but conserved in other organisms), giving the protein MTLNTAVHKHILLQILKDIYTDTKIAPHLGFKGGTAAFIFYGLTRFSVDLDFDLLDDSKGDIVFERVERIIKKYGTIRDASRKRFSIFFLLSYEENTQNIKVEINCRSFGSRYEVKTYLGISMLVMVQEDMFAHKLMAMQERIGRTSRDIYDVWFFLEHNWPINKEIVEERAKMPFARVLEKSIAALEKTSDRSILQGVGELLDRSQKDWARAKLRTETIFLLRMRLESGR
- a CDS encoding hypothetical protein (Evidence 5 : Unknown function): MSLTRAAFVRESPHNKAMSFVLKTVFLDLRRIFRKLPFSIDIAYTLGLS
- a CDS encoding conserved hypothetical protein (Evidence 4 : Unknown function but conserved in other organisms) encodes the protein MNKLIENRNLDDMVRDTAIRAMGERIAGTPEEIFKRLQASQFTKGQIDKAWNYGIAEGEDVTMTWGIVQGLTAYARELPFIDKRVNLERRAGALLAT
- a CDS encoding conserved hypothetical protein (Evidence 4 : Unknown function but conserved in other organisms), yielding MTDLFDAHKQWATRPRDERFASLDDLPEFTGNRKRASIEDVRPLRGLKLYGAIGGALTLNGSMQTSLLTNWAFTQLCQQAAAPSGYLNTLPAEIAAQCLEHGISSNGGDTKILIRKNEILQENKPQNMVSAFTSPSYGRIWDCDTVEAIMESIRDSTPPSYGGDNCGLYASDRDMFIFLVTDEKPVEVGNARFGREFFCWNSETGAATFGLTPFLYNYVCANQIVWGAE
- a CDS encoding hypothetical protein (Evidence 5 : Unknown function), whose protein sequence is MVTWSAALLQTEFYWIYHVNDTLFDRMERTDDAPADYSEPCYAYANRSNRPHIRKARTTLESWFREYRTRNTDSAKDLCQRFRSKDNAQHLAALTELYLHQLLLLNDFIPKVHPNLPRLSSRPEFFAFRDARPQFVLEAALVYDDKPVERINKFEANILDAIDDVNSPNFLVSVEIRSRDSKSQPKSSSIRRFLQNSIDKLDYHQVCLEYEESKILPQWTYLQEGWRLEFTALPVKGEACRRRTAESRVVGVVSRGAFRVNVDAAIRESVIAKSRKYGKFDMPFIIAVSVIREGKLCDDEIIMDALCGKVVVDYITNKDGTYQTKARRDLKGIWTDPKSGYANSHLSGVLFISGLTVGAIDTVSPVLWHHPQSDHPFDLNWLNIEQKYFDKESGLLNTYNPK